TTATTAACCCGTATGGTTATTTCCCCATCAAAGACCACAATCAACTCTTCGGTTCCCTCGATATGTGGTTCAGCGCTAAGGTATCCGCCTTTGTCAATTTCGACGGTGTACACTTCAAATCGCTTATCGTTTTCGAAAGGAAAGTAAGGGTATACCCGATACTTGCCATGATCCTCTGATAATGTCTGAATTTCCTTCTTTAAAACAACTTGAGTATCCGGCTGAGGATGATTAATCAGGGAGGTAAAAGAGATCTTTAGACCATTTGCAATCTTCCAGATGGTTGTGATCGTAGGGCTTGATTCGCCCCGTTCAATTTGGCCGATCATCGTTTTGCTTACTCCCGTTAATTCGGCCACCTTCTCTAAACTTAATTTTTTGTTTTCCCGAAATGCTTTTAAATTTTTAGCCAGAATTAAATGAATTTCCTCCATAGCTGCATTCCTTTCATCTGTACAATATAACGTCCATAATATACAATATGTAGTAAATCGTTATATTGTCGTTTCTGTACATTATAACACACAAACAGAGGAGGAAAGCAGCTGTGTCTTTATTATCTTTTTTCTTATATGTTTTTGTTACCAGCTTTACACCAGGTCCAAACAATATTATGGCCATGGTATTCGCTAACCGGTTCGGTTTAAGAAATACGATTCGATTTTGTTTGGGCGTAAGCGCAGGGTTCTTTGTCATAATGATACTTTGCAGCTATTTTAATCTATTGCTTCATCAATTCATTCCAAGGGTTGAATTAATCATGACCATCATTGGGGTCATTTATATGCTGTTTTTGGCTTATAAAATCATGACAAGTAAATCGGATGACCAGAACAATAATGATGATAAGCATAACGGCTTTTTTATCGGGATGCTTTTACAATTTATTAATCCAAAGGGGATCTTATATGGGGTTACAGTGATATCAACCTTTATCCTTCCATACCATACCTCACATACGAGTCTGATATTCTTTTCCATTTTCCTTGCATTTGTTGGTTTCCTGAGCACCTTTTGCTGGAGTGTTTTTGGATCGATTTTTCAATCCTTCCTGGCGAAGTATAGAAATCAGTTTAATATGATAATGGCTTTATTGCTGGTGTATAGTGCCGGGTCGATTCTTGTGGGGTACTTCATTCGGTAAATGATTGAGCGGTCTTAATAATGGGGTACAGCCAAATGCTGTACCCCATACATGTTCAGTAGGTTTTATCCATTTTATTTATCATAAGTTGCCTTTATAATATTATCTAACTATTGAAAGAAATAAGAAATTCATAGATAAGTATTTATCCAAAGGGGGAATCTTA
This window of the Cytobacillus pseudoceanisediminis genome carries:
- a CDS encoding helix-turn-helix domain-containing protein, with product MEEIHLILAKNLKAFRENKKLSLEKVAELTGVSKTMIGQIERGESSPTITTIWKIANGLKISFTSLINHPQPDTQVVLKKEIQTLSEDHGKYRVYPYFPFENDKRFEVYTVEIDKGGYLSAEPHIEGTEELIVVFDGEITIRVNNDEYTLKSGDSIRFKADRPHTYHNSGKSLARVSMILFYPAE
- a CDS encoding LysE family transporter; the protein is MSLLSFFLYVFVTSFTPGPNNIMAMVFANRFGLRNTIRFCLGVSAGFFVIMILCSYFNLLLHQFIPRVELIMTIIGVIYMLFLAYKIMTSKSDDQNNNDDKHNGFFIGMLLQFINPKGILYGVTVISTFILPYHTSHTSLIFFSIFLAFVGFLSTFCWSVFGSIFQSFLAKYRNQFNMIMALLLVYSAGSILVGYFIR